A window of Quercus robur chromosome 12, dhQueRobu3.1, whole genome shotgun sequence genomic DNA:
cacagtcacaCAGAAGAGGAAATTAAGGGAGgtcgtgaggaagagagggaaggttcccctatacccatatttccacccccaaGCTTCGGAATTGTGAGATTGTTGACTGGCTGAATGGGCTTTTGCTTTGAAGTTTCAGGTCTTTAGGTAGAACGTGGCCCCCCTTTTTATGAGCTgaagagagagttttatatagAGTTTGGGGTGTTACTCTTAACTGGTTTTTGAGTAGTAGAAGAGGCTTTTATCCCCTATGATACCAATTTGGTGTTTTGGCTTAGGTTGCTTTTGTTTAGGGAAGAGTTTGGTAAgctttttacataattttggaaataaaggaGGTTTGCTCTAATTGGTTGCCTTTGGTCAGACATTTCAGACCATTGGGAGACTCATCTAAGTGAGGTCTAGCAGATGGAGTTGGCCAATGGGAGCCGAATATGTTTTAAAGGTAAAAGTGGGTTAGGGCAGAAACTTTAGGCCGCAGTCACCCAGAGCATAAAAACTATTTTGGGGTGgaaattttggatacaagacCTATTCCATGAGCCTGAGGTGCTACTAGTGTCCTTTGTCCACTTGGTAGCACGCATGGGCTaggctcatgcaaaaggtccgaaaggaACCGAcccataccctccaaaccacacttcTTCAATTTCTCCCAATAAGTcgtatgggcttgggccatacttaaaagaataaaataaaatataatacatgaattgagcTCACAAGGAAGTCGGGCTCGATTGAATCGGGCTTGTAGAAAATGTGTCGTGAAAATGGGTATCGACACTGAGCAATCAAACACGTCCATAAATCAAAGAAACCAATGCGAACAAAATTACCAACAAATAAGAAACATAGAAATGAATCACTCCatcaaaaaagagaagaatgtTTAGTGTATGATTTAAATAGCCCAGACAATGTCATTTAGATTTGGGTTAATAGGTATGCGTACAACTCGAAGGGGGAGGGGTGTCTCTCACTTTGGCCGAAAATTTGTCAGAGGTCCAAATGGGGGAGGAGCTGCCATTGAAGGGTGGAGGGCATTGATTatgggtgagtttggtttttgatttgggGAGGACCGGGTTTGATTTGGTTCCATTCATGTGTTTGTCTTTTCAATGTGTCAAATGAagttaatattaaaaattgttcCACATCACTTATAAAATGTCATGTCATTATTCCATTAGCCATGCAAACAAATAGACTAACAATAGTCAATAAAAGAATCAATATCATTTACTTTTGAAACTTTAAGGACTAATAGTGCTCAATTGaaactttagggactaaaagcacTCATTATGTAAACTTTAGGGACTAACAATGTAGATTCGCCCAAAAAATTTAGTAGAAAGCAATCTCTAAAATATAAGtcataatttttctattaaccaaagatagttttcatTTAACTCAAATCTTTTTTATGCTAtcaaatattgtaaaatgagaaAAACTAACTTCACATAAGCTTTTCCATTGAACATACTGATCGTATACATATCCTAtctattggtttttattttattatatttttgggaaaaatggTTAATGTCTactgctttttatttttttgagaaaagtaaGTTGAGAAGAATAAGTCTATTAGGTATCCTATAAGTTTTCAATagtttatttactaaaaaatatgagacaaaaatataattttttggtaatttttatgctaaaaattagtttatttccaGAAagaagttgttttgttttgttttttattttttttttatttttttaaacttagacaaaaagaatatatatatatatatatatatatttatttatttttttttccccaaattgaCACATAGTTAGAGAAAGAAActcatatattatattttgcCTTTTCTCTAAAAGTATCCCTGGCTTTGACTAGTCACCATGAAGTTAGTTCGTTAGCAGGTAGAAATTAGTTCAATTAGTATGGTTATGGATACGCAAGTTTATCAATCAGGAAGACATAAATATGATGAAGAATTGAAGTCATTAATAGACAAAAACCACACTATTGGCCAAAAAGCAGAGTAACGATTTATTTACAAGTATCATAAAAGCATGTTACACCAATAGAGTTAAAACTAAATATACAGGGGAGCtgttaaaataaatggttaacATCTCCCTCTATACAAACTAAAACGTGTTGAAGTGGGAAAATATGAAGTCCAAAATCATCATCAACTTGCAAGGTAAGATATTCCGTCACTTCCGCTCACATCTTAGCCTTGTTTGGTCCCAGCAAATTCTCTGACCAATGAAGGGTTAGGCCAAGCAGACCAATTTGAATCTCTTTCAGCTAGATAAATTCAAACCCGAGATAAATAATCATATGACAAAGAAGTCATAAGCCAACCCCGCGATATATTATCACATGACAAAGAAGTCATAAGCCAACGGCCTGCAATGATCACCGAATTGTAGTTCTTCCAAGAAATGATGCTCCGATCTCGCTGTCTGTGTTCTGTTTTAACAATTACAGGCAGATATGAGTTGCTTTTATCTTCACTAAGAATTGAgtaaaagaaaccaaaaaaaaaaaaatacaggaaAAAAATAGTCATGAAACAATCAGATGCAATAAGAGACATGTATGCGCTTTGTTGACCATCCCATATGCATATTTAGTTTGTTCACATTAGTCATGGAAGGGAGCACTAGacaaattcttgaaaaattattgGTGTGCCCCTCTGACAGATGTAAACTAATGCTAAAACATTTCGGGAGGGGATATTGACTGGAAATGCACATCAGTTCTTAAAATGTCTAGTATCTATAATAACTGCAGTGAAACTATGTGGAAGTAGACAAAACTTTGGACCTAAACAAGAGCACAAAAACTACTGAgagttttgaatttcaaatagTTTACCTGTGATTTAGGGGAAGGGAACACATTCCAAAACCGAAGTGTTTCATCTCCAGCTCCTGTGACAATTGTCTGAAACAAGGGTTATTTTAGTTAGGAATAGAATGAGCATAAACGGATGGGACATTGATTTACATAACCGGCCTATTAATAAACAGAAAAGTGCAAAGATAATGAAAACAATGGAAGACAAACTACCTGTCCATCAGGTGAGATGGCAAGATAGAGAACTCGATATGTATGGCCCGTGAGAGTTGCCAACTGCATTAGGAGAtgaaaacaaaacttaaatataaaacaaataaattagaaaaactGAAAAGATATACTTGTTTGTGTCATAGTGGGATAAACTTTGTACCTTTGACATGGTAGGATATCTCCAAACTATTATTTGGTTTTGTGAGTACCCATGGGTGCTTACAAGCTCATTGACATTCTTGGACCACACAAGATTGCATACCTGCCATATGTACAGTGGGTATCGGGAAATCTTAGCACATACACTTACACAGAGATATCATTTCAATTCCATAATTAGACCTGTTTCTACAGACATAGATTGTTACGGGGTTTCCTCATAAATAGTTCCTCACTGACAAgcccaaaataaattttttttttttttgataggtaacaTGTCCAAAATATCTAAATGCAACTTTAAAAAAGAGTTAAATGGATTGCCTACAATGCATGTGCGCTCACACATGCACATCTCTTCATTTACGAATAAGAAGAGTGAAACTATGTGGCTAGCTTAGATGCATAATCAACACATATAATCACATTTAGGTCACAAAAGTGAGAAACCCCTGCCCCCTCCTTTTTCCTGCTGTCTCATTATGTTAAAAATTAACTctgataggaagaaaatactgaaaagcaaaaaaaaaatagtgaaccATGTAATAAGGATCTAGTACTTAGCTAGTACCCATTTATATATACAGGACAGCTTAGTTTGTTTAGGCCCTCATGTTGTAAGACCAAACTAACAGGAAATCAATATAGTACCAAGAATGTTCTTCTTGTAATTAGTGTTTCACATCATTAAATAACAACAATCTCTCAAATACCAGTCTTTGAACTTTAATCCTAAATATCTACTGTCTTGCACTTATTCAACCCACCAAAGGAGCAAATGAATCTTTCAATCTCCtacaattataacaaaaattggTACTGAATGGATCGATCACATCACAATTTTATAATACCAATATTGCCTATTAGAGACATCATTTGATACTGTTAAAAGAAACCTAGACATACATTAAAAACTAGTGAATCCTGAAAGGAGACAGCCAATGAGGGACCTTCTTCAGCCATCAGCTTGCAATTATCATCTCATTTCTCAACATTGTATACAAAAGCATCCTTGAAAGaactaaaatgattttaaagAGCCACTCACAGGATTGTGTGAAAGATTTATACAGTtctatattttaatttcaaaaaccaCTAgacggaaaaagaaaaagaaaacctcatccttctattctttatttttgaGACAGGAAAGAGAAAAGATGAATAAAAGAAAGGTTTTCTATTCCATGTATGCACTAGACCCAATTAAAAGGATGTCAGTATtgtaaaacacaaaataaataaattaacaaataatGACAAGCTGATTACCTGACTTCCAGTGTCCATGCAGCTCAAGTGTGAGTTAGTGGTTGTATTCCAGAAACGAATACATCGGTCTGCAGTTCCTCCCCCCGATGCAAGAAGTCCATGAAGATGGGGAGACCATGCTATAGCTTTTACAGCTGCTGTATGTTCACAGTACTTCAGCACGGGTTGAGTTGAATGTTGATTCCAAACAAAAAGCTACACATATGTCAGATAAACCATCAGTCAAGAATGCATGAGGAACAAACAAATAACAGGGAAATGCAACTAATCAGACAAGAAAGAGGAGATGTTATCACATACTCTGTTATCATTGCCGCCTGATGCTAATTCACGATTATCATATGACCACTTTAGTCCACAAACCTAAAACACAAAGAATTGGCCTTTAGACTGGGAAAACAActaaatattgataaaaaatcAAGGAACCTAAGATAATGATTAGAATCATAGAAGCAGCAGATATACATATTGCAATATTAATacattcaagaaaattaaagaagcTGCATCTGAAATAGGATAAGATGCTAAGTGAAGTACAAaaacgaatatatatatattagaaaaaaggaaacaaatctTTTTGATTGACCAGGAAAATAAACAAGCTGAACAAGAAGTTTACAAATCTAACCTCTGACTTGTGTCCAGAGAGTTTACTAACAAAATCATCCTGAGCACGTATATCTCGTTGAAAAATAGTCTTGTCGCGGCCACCGGAAGACAAAAGAGATGAACTCCAGGCTAAGGCCCCAACACGTAACCGATGACCCTCCATAGTTCTCACCCTCTTACAGCGAGATGCATCCCAAATCTACATAGGAAGTTGCTAAAGGCATCAGCTAAATGTGCATGGGAGCATaccaaaaaaatgagagaataaccaaaaaaaaaaagagagaggaaaatttttaattgaccAGTGGCATTATGACACATTAAGATACATTAAAATGAAGACGATTTCTTTAGTTTCATAACTCTCCATTATCACAGAAGATGAGCAGGACTAAGGAGCCCCTTGAGAGAGGGTTGTTGCTCGTGGGTGACCAGtgaatcaattttaaaataaaacactcTCATGACTCCCatctgctcttttttttttttttttttttggtaattaaacaTGCACAATGAGTCTTGAACAtgcaacctcaccctccacatTGCACTTTTAGAAGAGGAGGAGacgccatttgagctagagctcaatGGCATAATTCATTACAAGCTTTTCATTACTAACCTAAGTGAATCTTACATAATCAGCACTTGCATCTTCAATTGTTTTGGGAATTCAGGTtcagtacccaaaaaaaaagtaatggttACATTCTTCATCATGCTACCCCCAACCCACCAAAACCCCGGTTTGCACATTGTTGGTAGTCTTTTGTATCTTAAAATGCAGGATATTAgtaaagaaagaaggaaacatctctgaaattgaaaacactataaACACCAAGTCTAACCTGAACTTTTCCATTGCTAGTTCCAACAGCAAGATGTGTCCCACGCTGAGCCCACCCTACTGAACAGACACTGTCGTCAATTCCCAAGTCACACAACTTAGTTACCTGCATGTAGCATATGCCAAGATGTATCAAACAATGCCACGGAGGCAAAATCTCAAAAAGCACCAAGAGTTTTTACGATATAAACAAGAATCATAGCAAATTTTAAACGTGTGAAATTGCAGCACATTTATTTGCCTAAAAAGTAACTAATTCATGATATTGTGCAAATAAAAacagatcaaaaaaaaaaaaagaaaagaaactgaCCTTGCTACTACAGGCATTCCACAAGTAAACGCAATTGCCCAATCCCACAGCCAACACATTATGCGAAGACCAATCCACAAGATTCAGATAAAAATCATCTTGCAATGCTGGTG
This region includes:
- the LOC126708996 gene encoding protein FIZZY-RELATED 2-like, which produces MDDSTLQTPPTQSALRTLIAPSSSSSSQLNLSAEAASKHIDRLLNSSYHTGPSRTIYSDRFIPSRSGSNFALFDLVSPKASSTAEGREDTSSAYATLLRTALFGPEASGGVAFPATPDKRSTPSRNIFRYKSETRRSMHSLLPFGFDEAVQGVNHSPVKAPRKVPRSPYKVLDAPALQDDFYLNLVDWSSHNVLAVGLGNCVYLWNACSSKVTKLCDLGIDDSVCSVGWAQRGTHLAVGTSNGKVQIWDASRCKRVRTMEGHRLRVGALAWSSSLLSSGGRDKTIFQRDIRAQDDFVSKLSGHKSEVCGLKWSYDNRELASGGNDNRLFVWNQHSTQPVLKYCEHTAAVKAIAWSPHLHGLLASGGGTADRCIRFWNTTTNSHLSCMDTGSQVCNLVWSKNVNELVSTHGYSQNQIIVWRYPTMSKLATLTGHTYRVLYLAISPDGQTIVTGAGDETLRFWNVFPSPKSQNTDSEIGASFLGRTTIR